In Polaribacter sp. L3A8, a genomic segment contains:
- a CDS encoding LTA synthase family protein: MLQKIPNYIKYIFTNVLFLFLYILFFRILFYQFFAQLDQVSSSEIQKAFWLGIRFDLKLAVLTFFPLAGLILIVNYQFFKKKIYKKIANLYLILSYLILTLFFLFDFGYYDYLSIRLDASSLRFLSDLKISSQVLVESYPIYKGILGLLLLCFIIYKLSKFIYSAYTNQTNILSKKIKTIYFISTVLLLSYGIYSSITHYPLRWSQAFFSKKNQVNQFALNPVLYFFDSFAYRNEGIDMKTFKDYYPVMANYLNLPKDHVSFERKVVFDATYTKKPNVVIVMMESVGVKPMSYFGSPISSTPKMDSIIKKSLVFSNFYVHKSGTAPSVFASVTGLPDIDGVRTASRNPLIQDQRIIFDQFKGYEKLYFLGGSANWANIRSVFQSNIKGLKIFEEGSYNTEKRADVWGIDDYELFKESNKKLEKLTKENKPFIAYIQTASNHMPFTVPDVQESYKPLNKKEVSDALLEKSGFKSIAQLNALRYLDFNIGKFLERAKESGYYDNTIFAFFGDHNTAMKRTENFTKEYDLNIQLQHVPFFINAPKFVKTGTMTKNGKLIDLFPTIASLAKVNHTNYTLGNNLLDSLPKKTASFVYLKSKGEPTVGLIQDSLYYSKTNISKTTGLYNLNTKEVKDIKNEYPSKAKKMDSLLTAYYHATKYLYLNNKKKKQ; the protein is encoded by the coding sequence ATGTTACAGAAAATACCGAATTACATCAAATACATTTTTACAAATGTTTTATTTTTATTTCTATATATCCTTTTTTTTAGAATTCTTTTTTATCAGTTTTTTGCCCAATTAGACCAAGTTTCTTCTTCTGAAATTCAAAAAGCATTTTGGTTAGGTATTCGTTTTGATTTAAAGTTGGCTGTACTTACTTTTTTCCCTTTAGCAGGTTTAATTTTAATTGTTAATTATCAATTTTTTAAAAAGAAAATTTACAAAAAAATTGCAAACCTTTATTTAATTTTAAGTTATTTAATACTAACATTATTTTTTCTTTTTGATTTTGGCTATTATGATTATTTAAGTATCCGATTAGATGCTTCTTCACTTCGTTTTCTAAGCGATTTAAAAATATCTAGTCAGGTTTTAGTTGAAAGTTATCCTATTTATAAAGGAATTTTAGGGTTGTTATTGCTTTGTTTTATTATTTACAAATTATCAAAATTTATATATAGCGCTTATACAAATCAGACAAACATCCTTTCTAAAAAAATTAAAACGATCTATTTTATTAGTACTGTTTTGCTTTTATCTTACGGAATTTACAGCAGCATAACTCATTATCCTTTACGTTGGAGTCAAGCTTTTTTTTCTAAAAAAAACCAAGTAAATCAATTTGCTTTAAATCCGGTTTTATACTTTTTTGATAGTTTTGCTTATCGTAATGAAGGTATAGACATGAAAACATTTAAGGACTATTACCCTGTAATGGCCAACTATTTAAACCTACCTAAAGACCACGTATCCTTTGAAAGAAAGGTTGTTTTTGATGCTACTTATACTAAAAAACCAAATGTAGTAATTGTAATGATGGAATCTGTTGGTGTGAAACCAATGAGTTATTTTGGAAGCCCTATTAGTAGTACTCCAAAAATGGATTCTATTATTAAAAAAAGTTTGGTTTTTTCTAACTTCTATGTTCATAAATCTGGAACAGCACCTAGTGTTTTTGCAAGTGTTACTGGTCTACCAGATATAGATGGTGTAAGAACCGCTTCTAGAAACCCATTAATTCAGGACCAACGTATTATTTTTGATCAATTTAAAGGATATGAAAAACTGTACTTTTTAGGCGGAAGTGCCAATTGGGCAAATATTAGAAGTGTTTTTCAATCGAACATAAAAGGCTTAAAAATATTTGAAGAAGGAAGTTACAACACAGAAAAAAGAGCAGACGTTTGGGGAATAGATGATTATGAATTATTTAAAGAATCTAATAAAAAATTAGAGAAATTAACTAAAGAAAATAAACCGTTTATAGCCTACATACAAACTGCATCTAACCACATGCCTTTTACAGTGCCTGATGTACAAGAAAGTTATAAACCTTTAAATAAAAAAGAGGTTAGTGATGCCTTGTTAGAAAAATCTGGTTTTAAATCTATAGCACAATTAAATGCTTTAAGGTATTTAGATTTTAATATTGGAAAATTCTTAGAGAGAGCTAAAGAATCTGGTTATTATGACAATACAATTTTTGCTTTTTTTGGCGATCATAATACAGCCATGAAAAGAACAGAGAATTTTACCAAAGAGTACGATTTAAACATTCAATTACAACATGTACCTTTCTTTATAAATGCACCTAAATTTGTTAAAACAGGTACAATGACTAAGAATGGAAAATTAATAGATTTGTTTCCAACCATTGCTAGTTTAGCTAAAGTAAATCATACAAATTATACTCTTGGTAATAATTTACTAGATTCTCTTCCTAAAAAAACAGCTTCTTTTGTTTATCTTAAAAGTAAAGGAGAACCTACTGTTGGTTTAATTCAAGATAGCTTATATTACTCTAAAACCAATATTAGTAAAACAACTGGTTTGTATAATTTAAATACTAAAGAGGTAAAAGATATAAAAAATGAATATCCTAGTAAGGCAAAGAAAATGGATAGCTTATTAACTGCCTATTACCACGCTACAAAATATTTATACTTAAATAATAAAAAAAAGAAACAGTAA
- a CDS encoding phosphatase PAP2 family protein — protein MENNLLEKIIHLDKNLLVFLNSLGSEQWDPLWLVITNQLYWSPLFIFIFYVTIKAFGWKRGGVMILSMILLVAFSDQFTNLIKNSVERLRPNNDPEIKHLLRTLIKPQSYSFMSGHATTSTFFSVFVVLLLRDKYKYIYFILFWPLVFAYSRLYLGVHFPIDISVGIIVGVTFANIYYFFFKKVDKKLFVQ, from the coding sequence TTGGAAAATAATTTGTTAGAAAAAATTATACATTTAGATAAGAATTTATTAGTTTTTCTAAACAGTTTAGGAAGTGAACAATGGGATCCGCTTTGGTTGGTAATTACCAATCAACTTTATTGGAGCCCATTGTTTATTTTTATTTTTTATGTAACCATTAAGGCTTTTGGTTGGAAACGTGGTGGAGTTATGATACTTTCCATGATTTTATTGGTAGCTTTTTCAGACCAATTTACAAACCTTATAAAAAATTCGGTAGAACGTTTACGTCCGAATAATGACCCAGAAATAAAACACTTATTAAGAACTCTAATTAAACCTCAGAGTTATAGTTTTATGTCTGGTCACGCAACAACATCTACTTTTTTCTCTGTCTTTGTGGTACTGCTTTTAAGAGATAAATACAAGTACATCTACTTTATCTTATTTTGGCCACTAGTATTTGCTTATAGTAGGTTGTATTTAGGCGTACATTTTCCTATTGATATTTCTGTAGGAATTATTGTAGGAGTTACTTTTGCAAATATCTATTACTTCTTTTTTAAGAAGGTAGATAAAAAGCTGTTTGTCCAGTAA
- a CDS encoding peptidylprolyl isomerase, with protein MKNLIYLVAFVVLLTACKTTPVKYKELNDGVYAEILTNKGEILVELYAEDVPMTVANFVSLVEGTNSKLVDSLKGKDFYEGIIFHRVVDNFVIQGGGFTANGRKDAGYVFGDEFPKSEDGNLMYRHNDKGILSMANAGPTTNNTQFFITHKVIPHLDGKHTVFGKTVINSVQLKELKSKIKDSLQLKKAIDSTRMAVVNSIVQKDTILTVKIIKLGAKANNFNAANVFDAELVKFENSEKDHKKAEEELEKARYANYLVEKAAFLSKMDEAKAVKTSSGLRILKLKKTSGKKIVDNKPLSINYTLYTADGKKIQSTSDTNAAPFVCQLDDAQRPMIAGFKEGVLTMREGEKVRLFIPYYLGYGEEKYGPFPAKSDLVFEIEVLKIGK; from the coding sequence ATGAAGAATTTAATATACTTAGTTGCATTTGTTGTTTTATTAACAGCATGTAAAACAACGCCAGTCAAGTACAAAGAACTTAATGATGGTGTTTATGCTGAAATTTTAACCAATAAAGGAGAAATTTTAGTAGAATTATATGCAGAAGACGTACCGATGACAGTTGCAAATTTTGTTTCTCTTGTAGAAGGAACAAATAGTAAGTTGGTAGATTCTTTAAAAGGGAAAGACTTTTATGAAGGTATTATTTTTCATAGAGTTGTAGATAATTTTGTAATTCAAGGTGGTGGCTTTACGGCAAATGGTAGAAAAGATGCAGGTTATGTTTTTGGTGATGAATTTCCAAAGAGTGAAGATGGAAATTTAATGTACAGACATAATGATAAAGGTATTCTTTCTATGGCAAATGCGGGACCAACCACTAATAACACTCAGTTTTTTATAACACACAAAGTAATACCTCATTTAGATGGTAAACATACCGTATTTGGTAAAACTGTTATAAATTCTGTTCAGTTAAAAGAATTAAAAAGTAAAATTAAAGATTCTTTACAGTTAAAAAAAGCAATAGACTCTACAAGAATGGCTGTTGTAAATAGTATTGTACAAAAAGATACTATTTTAACTGTAAAGATTATTAAACTAGGAGCTAAAGCCAATAACTTTAATGCTGCAAATGTTTTTGATGCTGAATTGGTGAAATTTGAAAATTCAGAAAAAGATCATAAAAAAGCAGAAGAAGAATTAGAAAAAGCTAGATATGCGAATTATTTAGTTGAAAAAGCTGCTTTTTTATCCAAAATGGATGAGGCCAAAGCTGTAAAAACATCTTCTGGACTTCGAATTTTAAAATTAAAGAAAACTTCTGGTAAAAAAATAGTTGATAATAAACCATTGTCTATAAATTATACATTGTATACGGCAGATGGTAAAAAAATTCAATCTACTTCAGATACTAATGCAGCTCCTTTTGTGTGTCAGTTAGATGATGCTCAAAGACCTATGATTGCTGGTTTTAAAGAAGGTGTCTTAACGATGCGTGAAGGAGAAAAGGTTCGTTTATTTATACCTTACTATTTAGGGTATGGAGAAGAAAAATATGGTCCTTTTCCTGCAAAATCAGACTTAGTTTTTGAAATAGAAGTTTTAAAAATTGGAAAATAA
- a CDS encoding FKBP-type peptidyl-prolyl cis-trans isomerase has translation MKVIKSILAIAVVASMVSCGNQVKEVKSLETEIDSVSYAIGLTMSSQLKQGFKEVNQDILTQAIKNGLDSTNLLIDIKDIQKVISPYFQKKQAEQMKEQQEKAAKAAEANFGENKIAGEAFLAENKTKDGVVTTDSGLQYIILKEGTGDKPAGPTAKVKVHYHGTNLEGKVFDSSVDRGTPAEFGLNQVIKGWTEGVQLMNVGSKYKFFIPQELAYGAQEKGADIKPFSTLIFEVELLEIK, from the coding sequence ATGAAAGTAATAAAAAGTATTTTAGCAATTGCAGTTGTAGCATCTATGGTTTCTTGTGGAAATCAAGTAAAAGAAGTAAAATCTTTAGAAACAGAAATAGATTCTGTTAGTTATGCTATTGGTTTAACAATGTCTAGTCAATTAAAACAAGGTTTTAAAGAAGTTAATCAAGATATTTTAACACAAGCAATTAAAAATGGTTTAGATTCTACTAATTTATTAATAGATATTAAAGATATTCAGAAAGTAATAAGCCCTTATTTTCAAAAGAAACAAGCTGAGCAAATGAAAGAGCAGCAAGAAAAAGCAGCTAAAGCAGCAGAAGCTAATTTTGGAGAAAACAAAATAGCAGGAGAAGCTTTTTTAGCAGAAAATAAAACTAAAGACGGTGTGGTAACTACAGATAGTGGTTTACAATACATTATTTTAAAAGAAGGTACAGGAGATAAACCAGCAGGACCAACTGCTAAAGTAAAAGTTCATTATCATGGTACTAATTTAGAGGGTAAAGTTTTTGATAGCTCTGTTGATAGAGGAACGCCAGCAGAATTTGGTTTAAACCAAGTTATTAAAGGTTGGACAGAAGGTGTACAATTAATGAATGTAGGTTCTAAATACAAATTCTTCATTCCTCAAGAATTAGCTTATGGAGCACAAGAAAAAGGTGCAGATATTAAGCCATTTTCTACATTAATTTTTGAAGTAGAATTGTTAGAAATTAAATAA
- the gldI gene encoding gliding motility-associated peptidyl-prolyl isomerase GldI has protein sequence MKINFLICIVLLCFGCSKKAAPRRPIMVKPSTTILKETINQSIRLNKIEEEKILSAIRKDSTNTYKVSPNGFWYTYVNKIEENTPTPKAGNTVTIAYNITDLQGTVIYSKKELGIKDYKVDKEDFISALQSGIKLMKIGETITFVIPSYNAFGLSGDGNRIEINQSIKSTVTLININN, from the coding sequence ATGAAAATTAATTTTTTAATATGTATTGTTCTTTTGTGTTTTGGTTGCTCTAAAAAGGCAGCACCAAGAAGGCCTATTATGGTGAAACCTTCTACCACTATTTTAAAAGAAACGATCAATCAATCTATTAGGTTGAATAAAATTGAAGAAGAAAAAATTTTATCGGCAATTAGAAAAGATTCTACAAACACTTATAAAGTTTCTCCTAACGGATTTTGGTACACTTATGTTAATAAAATAGAAGAAAATACACCAACTCCTAAAGCAGGAAATACAGTAACTATAGCATATAATATTACTGATTTACAAGGAACTGTAATTTATAGTAAAAAAGAATTAGGCATAAAAGACTATAAAGTAGATAAAGAAGATTTTATTTCTGCCCTTCAATCAGGAATAAAGTTGATGAAAATTGGAGAAACCATTACATTTGTCATTCCATCATATAATGCTTTTGGTCTTTCTGGTGATGGTAATAGGATAGAAATTAATCAATCAATAAAAAGTACAGTAACATTAATCAATATAAATAATTAA
- a CDS encoding DHH family phosphoesterase, translating into MILKGFESLISFLDQSRNIVIVGHRNPDGDAMGSTLALKHYLDKKGHNATVVVPNEYPEFLHWLPGSDTTYRFDWQNSQSQKAINASDIIFLLDFNALHRVGSDMQKTLEKYPNDFAMIDHHQQPDDVKYMYSDVTICSTCQMVYQFIELNNDLDLIDADIATCLYTGIMTDTGSFRFRSTTSTTHRIIASLIDKGAENDKIHNKVYDTNSYNRLLLLGQGLSNLQILPTYKTAYITLTSEDKKRFDFQKGDTEGVVNYALSLKGIIFAAIFIEDNDQGVVKISFRSKGNFSVNQFSRKHFSGGGHDNAAGGKSDVSIEETVTKFVTLLPEYQKELEASYEN; encoded by the coding sequence ATGATTTTAAAAGGATTTGAAAGCTTAATAAGTTTTCTTGATCAATCAAGAAATATTGTAATCGTAGGGCATAGAAACCCAGATGGTGATGCTATGGGGTCTACCTTGGCATTAAAACATTATTTAGATAAAAAAGGACACAATGCAACTGTTGTTGTGCCTAATGAATATCCAGAATTTTTACATTGGTTACCAGGCTCAGATACAACGTATCGCTTCGATTGGCAAAATAGCCAGTCTCAAAAAGCAATAAATGCATCAGACATCATCTTTTTATTAGATTTTAATGCATTGCATAGAGTAGGTTCTGACATGCAAAAAACGTTAGAAAAATACCCAAACGACTTTGCAATGATAGACCATCATCAACAACCAGATGATGTAAAATACATGTATTCTGATGTTACTATTTGTTCTACATGTCAAATGGTGTATCAATTTATAGAATTAAATAATGATTTAGATTTAATTGATGCAGATATTGCTACTTGTTTATATACAGGTATTATGACAGATACAGGTTCTTTTCGTTTTAGATCTACCACAAGTACTACGCATAGAATTATAGCTTCTTTAATTGATAAAGGAGCAGAAAATGATAAAATACACAATAAAGTGTATGATACTAATTCTTATAACAGGTTATTATTATTAGGACAAGGATTAAGTAATTTACAAATTTTACCGACCTATAAAACAGCATACATTACTTTAACTTCTGAAGACAAAAAGCGTTTCGATTTTCAAAAAGGAGATACAGAGGGGGTTGTTAATTATGCGCTTTCTTTAAAAGGAATCATTTTTGCGGCTATTTTTATAGAAGATAACGATCAAGGAGTTGTAAAAATTTCTTTTAGATCTAAAGGAAATTTTTCTGTAAATCAGTTTTCTAGAAAACATTTTTCTGGAGGAGGGCATGACAATGCTGCAGGAGGAAAATCTGATGTATCAATAGAAGAAACAGTAACTAAGTTTGTTACTTTATTACCAGAATATCAAAAAGAATTAGAAGCTTCTTATGAAAATTAA
- a CDS encoding nucleoside-diphosphate kinase — protein sequence MATNRTFTMLKPDAVENGHTGAILEKINAAGFRIVAVKKTQMTKADAETFYAVHNERPFFGELVEFMTRGPIVAAILEKENAVEDFRTLIGATNPADAAEGTIRKMYATSMGENAVHGSDSDENAEIEGNFHFSGREQF from the coding sequence ATGGCAACAAACAGAACATTTACCATGCTTAAACCAGATGCTGTAGAAAACGGACATACTGGCGCTATATTAGAAAAAATTAATGCTGCAGGATTTAGAATTGTAGCAGTTAAGAAAACTCAAATGACCAAAGCTGATGCTGAAACTTTTTATGCAGTGCATAATGAGCGTCCGTTTTTTGGAGAATTAGTTGAGTTTATGACACGTGGACCAATTGTGGCTGCAATCTTAGAAAAAGAAAATGCTGTAGAAGATTTTAGAACTTTAATAGGTGCTACAAATCCTGCGGATGCTGCTGAAGGAACTATTAGAAAAATGTATGCTACTTCTATGGGAGAAAATGCAGTACATGGTTCTGATTCTGATGAAAATGCAGAAATTGAAGGAAACTTTCACTTTTCTGGAAGAGAGCAGTTTTAA
- a CDS encoding S8 family peptidase: MATEKYIVMLNKQDKSTLKKVEKEFSVSFFPSEELSKDNRSFNIIDEKNAVLYQNLGVMVVDNLDVDQLNASIKNEKSPIVYYEKERSFFPATELELLKELKLKAEDFSVKIAELEDFILNKSLPQKVLTGYEWGLKAIGVDHTQFSGKGINVCILDTGFDVTHPDFLGREIEGKSFVEGEDWNVDTFGHGTHCTGVAAGNLRLENGKRYGIAKDCNLKIGKVLSKNGKGTTSGIIDAIDWAIAKKFQVVSLSLASPVGINEMPSPLFESIGNKALEQNCLLIAAAGNDSKRPLLPKPVSAPANSNSFMAVAAIDSQMNIASFSNGGINAANGGNINVCAPGVGVYSSYPKKISHSTPYKMMNGTSMATPHVTGLAALYMEKFPTMSAKEIWEILENYAKPVASSKYRDIGNGLIQIL; this comes from the coding sequence ATGGCAACAGAAAAATATATTGTAATGCTTAATAAGCAAGATAAATCTACATTAAAAAAAGTAGAAAAAGAGTTTTCTGTCAGTTTTTTCCCTTCCGAAGAATTATCTAAAGACAATAGATCTTTTAATATTATTGATGAAAAAAATGCTGTTCTTTATCAAAATTTAGGGGTGATGGTTGTAGATAATTTAGATGTAGATCAGCTAAATGCTTCCATTAAAAACGAAAAAAGCCCCATTGTTTACTATGAGAAAGAAAGAAGTTTTTTTCCAGCAACAGAATTAGAATTGCTTAAAGAATTAAAATTAAAAGCAGAAGATTTCTCTGTAAAAATAGCAGAATTAGAAGATTTTATTTTAAATAAATCTTTACCACAAAAAGTACTTACAGGTTATGAATGGGGGTTGAAAGCGATTGGAGTAGACCATACACAATTTTCTGGAAAAGGTATAAATGTTTGTATTTTAGACACTGGTTTTGATGTTACTCATCCAGATTTTTTAGGTAGAGAAATAGAAGGAAAATCTTTTGTAGAAGGTGAAGATTGGAATGTAGATACTTTTGGGCACGGTACGCATTGTACTGGTGTTGCCGCCGGAAATTTGCGCCTAGAAAATGGCAAACGTTATGGAATTGCAAAAGATTGTAATTTAAAAATTGGAAAAGTTTTATCTAAAAACGGAAAAGGTACTACATCCGGAATTATTGATGCAATAGATTGGGCAATTGCTAAAAAATTTCAAGTAGTTTCTCTCTCTTTGGCTTCTCCTGTAGGTATTAATGAAATGCCTTCTCCTTTATTTGAATCTATAGGGAATAAAGCTTTAGAGCAAAATTGTTTGCTTATTGCAGCTGCAGGAAACGATAGCAAAAGACCCTTATTACCGAAACCTGTTTCTGCACCTGCAAATTCTAACTCTTTTATGGCTGTTGCAGCAATTGATAGTCAAATGAATATTGCTTCATTTTCTAATGGAGGAATCAATGCTGCAAATGGAGGTAATATTAATGTCTGTGCCCCAGGTGTTGGTGTTTATAGTAGCTACCCTAAAAAGATAAGTCATTCTACACCTTATAAAATGATGAACGGAACAAGTATGGCTACTCCTCATGTTACTGGTTTGGCAGCTTTGTATATGGAGAAATTTCCTACTATGTCTGCAAAAGAAATCTGGGAGATTTTGGAAAATTATGCAAAACCAGTTGCAAGTTCAAAATATAGAGATATTGGAAATGGTTTAATACAGATACTATAA
- a CDS encoding DUF2589 domain-containing protein — translation MKTLKEILEKDQSKKTKSQLIEILSGVEQLLTPSVYEKISGIAPSELEELTKKEILDIISTFNKKYDAKWENSLANASTTVMAGVFGQMQKDEMTFDAAGAADADFAAELGSIDFATIIGGPLDACVKAQSNASVSTVSFINSVGFEGEGNDRKLRMAEFKYKKNVPNPDFDSEAPEGPSNLKNIPTDTEIIVPFIALLNVPSFRIETCEIDFNVKLNSTYTKEVGSEFGVSAGASGGFGPVKFKVDVSYKRTSSTGIKVEKEYSLGVKVKATNDEMPAGLAKVLGLMSE, via the coding sequence ATGAAAACTTTAAAAGAAATTTTAGAAAAAGATCAATCGAAAAAAACGAAGTCTCAATTAATAGAGATTCTATCTGGTGTAGAACAATTATTAACACCTTCTGTTTATGAAAAAATAAGTGGAATTGCTCCTTCGGAATTAGAAGAGTTAACTAAAAAAGAAATTTTAGATATTATTTCTACATTTAATAAAAAGTACGATGCTAAATGGGAAAACTCTTTAGCTAATGCCTCTACAACAGTTATGGCAGGTGTTTTTGGGCAAATGCAAAAAGATGAAATGACCTTTGATGCAGCAGGAGCAGCAGACGCAGATTTTGCAGCAGAATTAGGAAGCATAGATTTTGCAACCATTATTGGTGGTCCATTAGATGCTTGTGTAAAAGCACAATCTAATGCTTCGGTAAGTACTGTTTCTTTTATCAATTCAGTTGGTTTTGAAGGAGAGGGAAATGATAGAAAATTAAGAATGGCAGAATTTAAATACAAAAAAAATGTGCCAAACCCAGATTTTGATAGTGAAGCACCAGAAGGCCCCTCTAATCTAAAAAATATCCCTACAGATACAGAAATTATTGTTCCATTTATAGCGCTTTTAAATGTGCCTAGTTTTAGAATAGAAACTTGTGAAATAGATTTTAACGTAAAATTGAATTCTACTTACACAAAAGAAGTTGGTAGTGAGTTTGGTGTAAGTGCAGGAGCTTCTGGCGGTTTTGGTCCGGTAAAATTTAAGGTAGATGTATCTTATAAAAGAACCTCTAGTACCGGTATAAAAGTAGAAAAAGAATATTCTTTGGGAGTAAAGGTAAAAGCAACCAATGATGAAATGCCAGCAGGACTTGCAAAAGTTTTAGGACTAATGTCAGAATAA
- a CDS encoding DUF721 domain-containing protein, which produces MAKRENDSFSVKNLMQFFIKENNLTKGMQKIKIEETWNKMMGPGVATHTTSVKLQNKTLVVNLNSSVLREELSYGKDKIVKMMNEEIGDDLISKVVLM; this is translated from the coding sequence ATGGCAAAAAGAGAAAACGATTCATTTTCAGTAAAAAATTTAATGCAATTTTTTATCAAGGAAAACAACTTGACTAAGGGAATGCAAAAAATAAAGATAGAAGAAACTTGGAATAAAATGATGGGACCTGGAGTTGCTACTCATACAACTTCTGTGAAATTGCAAAATAAAACCTTGGTGGTTAACTTAAATTCTTCTGTTTTAAGAGAAGAGTTAAGTTATGGTAAAGATAAAATTGTAAAAATGATGAATGAAGAAATAGGTGATGATCTGATTTCTAAAGTGGTGTTGATGTAG
- the recF gene encoding DNA replication/repair protein RecF (All proteins in this family for which functions are known are DNA-binding proteins that assist the filamentation of RecA onto DNA for the initiation of recombination or recombinational repair.) produces MYLQKISLLNFKNIESQSFDFQQKINCFVGNNGIGKTNVLDAIYYLSFTKSYFNAVAVQNIRHGEGFFMIEGDYLLNDRSEKIVCSLKKGQKKVLKRNGKSYEKFSEHIGQLPLVIISPADRDLVTEGSDTRRKFIDGVISQQNKTYLKDLLSYNKVLSQRNALLKYFAANRTFDALNLSVYDEQLSEFGTRIYEVRKQFLEEFIPIFNEKYQIISGDKELVNLAYKSQLHDFEMKDLLQKSLVKDKIIQYTTSGIHKDDLSFDIGEYPIKKFGSQGQQKSYLIALKLAQFEFIKQQSKVIPILLLDDIFDKLDENRVSQIIDLVNNDEFGQIFITDTHFERTENILKQGSKEYQIFKL; encoded by the coding sequence ATGTATTTACAGAAAATTTCTTTGCTTAATTTTAAAAACATTGAGTCGCAATCTTTTGATTTTCAGCAGAAAATAAATTGTTTTGTGGGCAATAATGGCATTGGTAAAACCAATGTGTTAGACGCTATTTATTACTTATCTTTTACAAAAAGTTACTTTAATGCTGTCGCTGTTCAGAATATTAGGCATGGAGAAGGGTTTTTTATGATAGAAGGAGATTACCTTTTAAATGATAGAAGCGAAAAAATAGTTTGTAGTCTTAAAAAAGGTCAAAAGAAGGTTTTAAAAAGAAACGGAAAAAGTTACGAGAAGTTTTCTGAACACATCGGTCAGTTACCTTTGGTTATTATCTCGCCTGCAGATAGAGATTTGGTTACCGAAGGAAGTGATACAAGAAGAAAATTTATAGACGGCGTTATTTCTCAACAAAACAAAACCTATCTAAAAGATTTATTGTCTTATAACAAAGTGCTTTCTCAAAGAAACGCATTGTTAAAGTATTTTGCGGCCAATAGAACTTTTGATGCTTTAAACTTAAGTGTTTATGATGAACAACTCTCTGAATTTGGTACTCGAATATACGAAGTTAGAAAACAGTTTTTAGAAGAGTTTATTCCGATCTTTAATGAAAAATATCAGATAATTTCTGGTGATAAAGAACTTGTTAATTTAGCTTATAAGAGCCAGTTGCATGATTTTGAAATGAAAGACTTGTTGCAAAAATCTTTGGTAAAAGATAAGATTATACAGTATACAACATCGGGGATACATAAAGATGATTTAAGTTTTGATATTGGAGAATACCCGATTAAAAAATTCGGGTCTCAAGGACAGCAAAAATCGTATTTAATTGCATTAAAATTGGCGCAGTTTGAGTTTATCAAACAACAATCTAAAGTGATTCCTATCTTATTATTAGATGATATTTTTGATAAATTAGATGAAAATAGGGTGTCTCAAATTATAGATTTGGTAAATAATGATGAATTTGGACAAATATTTATAACAGACACTCATTTTGAAAGAACAGAAAATATCTTAAAACAGGGTAGTAAAGAATATCAGATTTTTAAGTTGTAG